Proteins found in one Thermaerobacter subterraneus DSM 13965 genomic segment:
- the rapZ gene encoding RNase adapter RapZ: MQLVVVTGLSGAGKTQAIHALEDLGFFCVDNLPPALLAPFAALCRQPDSPVRRVAVVMDVRGGDWFDQAVEALQELDQAGVFYRIVFLEASDEALVKRFKETRRRHPLAPQGRLLEGIRAERQRLGALRGRAHVILDTSELSPRQLRERIAQLWGGPETPRLIAHVVSFGFRYGLPADADLVFDVRFLPNPHYVPDLQPLTGLDDRVRDYVLRWPSARRLLEQLQDLLDFLLPQYINEGKTQLTVAVGCTGGQHRSVVIAEALAAHLRNQGHRVLVEHRDVERSLAERAQGKRG; the protein is encoded by the coding sequence CTGCAGCTGGTGGTGGTCACCGGGCTGTCCGGCGCGGGCAAGACCCAGGCCATCCACGCCCTGGAGGATCTCGGCTTCTTCTGCGTCGACAACCTGCCCCCCGCTCTGCTGGCGCCCTTCGCCGCCCTCTGCCGCCAGCCCGACAGCCCCGTGCGGCGGGTGGCGGTGGTGATGGACGTGCGCGGCGGGGACTGGTTCGACCAGGCGGTGGAGGCGCTGCAGGAGCTGGACCAGGCCGGCGTGTTCTACCGGATCGTGTTCCTGGAGGCCTCCGACGAGGCGCTGGTCAAGCGGTTCAAGGAGACGCGGCGGCGCCATCCCCTGGCCCCCCAGGGCCGGCTGCTGGAGGGGATCCGGGCGGAGCGGCAGCGGCTGGGCGCCCTGCGCGGCCGCGCCCACGTGATCCTCGATACCAGCGAACTCTCGCCGCGGCAGCTGCGGGAGCGCATCGCCCAGCTGTGGGGCGGGCCGGAGACGCCGCGCCTGATTGCCCACGTGGTGAGCTTCGGCTTTCGCTACGGGCTGCCGGCCGACGCGGACCTGGTGTTCGACGTCCGCTTCCTGCCCAACCCCCACTACGTGCCCGACCTGCAGCCCCTGACGGGCCTGGACGACCGGGTGCGGGATTACGTGCTGCGCTGGCCCAGCGCGCGCCGGCTGCTGGAGCAACTGCAGGACCTGCTGGATTTCCTGCTGCCCCAGTACATCAACGAGGGCAAGACCCAGCTGACCGTGGCCGTGGGCTGCACCGGCGGCCAGCACCGCTCGGTGGTGATCGCCGAGGCGCTGGCGGCCCACCTGCGCAACCAGGGGCACCGGGTGCTGGTCGAACACCGCGACGTGGAGCGCTCCCTGGCGGAGCGGGCCCAGGGGAAGCGAGGGTGA
- a CDS encoding 2-hydroxyacid dehydrogenase: MRERPRVFVTRQVPEGALAPLEGWAEVEVWPEFLPPPRAELARRLAVADGVITMITDRIDDGLLAGAPRLRVVSNCAVGYDNVDVQAAQRRGILVTHTPGVLTEATADLAMALILACARRLPQAEADLRAGRWTTWHPLQWLGLELDGATLGIVGLGRIGRAVARRARAFGMQVLYSSRRRHPDAEEELGVAYADLDSLLARSDIVTLHVPLTPETRHLLDGRRLARMKPGAILINTARGGVVDEQALVEALRQGHLAMAGLDVYGQEPVPPHHPLLQLPNVIALPHIGSATRRTRWRMARLAAENCAAVLRGLRPPHPVPEMA; this comes from the coding sequence GTGAGGGAGCGACCCCGCGTCTTCGTCACCCGGCAGGTGCCTGAGGGCGCCCTGGCGCCCCTCGAAGGCTGGGCCGAGGTGGAGGTGTGGCCCGAGTTCCTCCCGCCGCCGCGGGCCGAGCTGGCCCGCCGCCTGGCCGTGGCCGACGGGGTCATCACCATGATCACCGACCGCATCGACGACGGGCTGCTGGCCGGAGCGCCCCGGCTGCGGGTGGTCAGCAACTGCGCCGTGGGCTACGACAACGTGGACGTCCAGGCAGCGCAGCGGCGGGGCATCCTGGTGACCCACACGCCGGGGGTCCTGACGGAGGCCACCGCCGACCTGGCCATGGCCCTGATCCTGGCCTGCGCCCGGCGCCTGCCCCAGGCGGAGGCGGACCTGCGGGCCGGCCGCTGGACCACCTGGCACCCCCTGCAGTGGCTCGGCCTCGAGCTGGACGGGGCCACCCTGGGCATCGTCGGCCTGGGGCGCATCGGCCGGGCCGTGGCCCGCCGCGCCCGGGCCTTCGGCATGCAGGTCCTGTATTCCAGCCGCCGGCGCCATCCGGACGCGGAGGAGGAGCTGGGCGTCGCCTATGCCGACCTGGACTCCCTCCTGGCCCGCTCCGACATCGTCACCCTCCACGTGCCCCTCACCCCGGAAACCCGCCACCTGCTGGACGGGCGGCGGCTGGCCCGGATGAAACCCGGAGCCATCCTGATCAACACCGCCCGGGGCGGCGTGGTGGACGAACAGGCCCTGGTCGAGGCGCTGCGCCAGGGGCACCTGGCCATGGCGGGCCTGGACGTGTACGGCCAGGAGCCGGTTCCACCCCATCACCCGCTGCTGCAGCTGCCCAACGTGATCGCCCTGCCCCACATCGGCAGCGCCACCCGGCGCACCCGCTGGCGCATGGCCCGGCTGGCGGCGGAGAACTGCGCCGCCGTGCTGCGGGGGCTGCGGCCGCCCCACCCGGTGCCGGAGATGGCGTAG
- a CDS encoding gluconeogenesis factor YvcK family protein, which translates to MKLAYWLLPGLRIKRWLVVFAAGLYLVALGGAMAAGADLWAAAEGWLRRQVLAATGRFVPEPWPGVAVMALGALLAVGATYRVLRVVAELLTPAGGANGAAMDRLVLRRRLDRGPRVVAIGGGTGLSVLLRGLKEYTGNVTAIVTVADDGGSSGRLRGELGILPPGDIRNCLVALADAEPLMAQLFQHRFTQGTLAGHSLGNLFIGALAELLGDFEQAVYESSKVLAVRGQVLPSTLTPVTLVARMADGRIVRGESAIAADAAPIDKVWLEPSGVEPPPAAVEAIESADLVVLGPGSLYTSILPNLLIPGIRDALRRSRAVKVLVVNAMTQPGETTGYTAADHARALIDAVGPGLFHHVLVNVQQPPAALLQRYRQQGQDVVRLDRERLRQMGLQVHAARLLAGDDLVRHDPQRLARALLRVLLAARPRVNPRRRLDFFLLGERLWREETGADEPARVARDA; encoded by the coding sequence ATGAAGCTGGCATACTGGCTCTTGCCGGGCCTGCGGATCAAGCGATGGCTGGTGGTGTTCGCCGCGGGCCTCTACCTGGTGGCCCTGGGCGGCGCCATGGCCGCCGGGGCCGACCTGTGGGCGGCCGCCGAGGGGTGGCTGCGCCGCCAGGTGCTGGCGGCCACGGGCCGGTTCGTCCCCGAACCCTGGCCGGGGGTCGCGGTGATGGCGTTGGGGGCCTTGCTGGCCGTGGGGGCCACCTACCGCGTGCTGCGGGTGGTGGCGGAACTGCTCACTCCGGCCGGCGGAGCCAACGGCGCCGCCATGGACCGGCTGGTGCTGCGCCGGCGCCTGGACCGGGGGCCGCGGGTGGTGGCCATCGGCGGCGGGACGGGGCTGTCGGTGCTCCTGCGCGGCCTCAAGGAGTACACCGGCAACGTGACGGCCATCGTCACCGTGGCCGACGACGGCGGCAGCTCGGGCCGCCTGCGCGGCGAGCTGGGGATCCTGCCGCCCGGCGACATCCGCAACTGCCTGGTGGCCCTGGCCGACGCCGAACCGCTGATGGCCCAGCTCTTCCAGCACCGCTTCACCCAGGGCACCCTGGCAGGCCACAGCCTGGGCAACCTTTTCATCGGCGCCCTGGCGGAACTGCTGGGCGACTTCGAGCAGGCGGTGTACGAGTCCAGCAAGGTGCTGGCGGTGCGGGGGCAGGTGCTGCCGTCGACGCTGACGCCCGTGACGCTGGTGGCCCGCATGGCCGACGGCCGGATCGTCCGGGGGGAGTCGGCCATCGCCGCCGATGCGGCGCCCATCGACAAGGTGTGGCTGGAGCCCTCGGGGGTCGAGCCGCCGCCGGCGGCCGTGGAAGCCATCGAGTCGGCCGACCTGGTGGTGCTCGGCCCGGGGAGCCTGTACACCAGCATCCTGCCCAACCTGCTGATTCCCGGCATCCGCGACGCCCTGCGCCGCTCCCGGGCGGTCAAGGTGCTGGTGGTGAACGCCATGACCCAGCCCGGGGAGACCACGGGTTACACCGCCGCCGACCACGCCCGGGCGCTGATCGACGCCGTGGGCCCAGGGCTTTTCCACCACGTGCTGGTCAACGTCCAGCAGCCGCCGGCTGCGCTCCTCCAGCGCTACCGCCAGCAGGGGCAGGACGTGGTGCGCCTGGACCGGGAGCGGCTGCGCCAGATGGGCCTGCAGGTGCATGCGGCGCGCCTGCTGGCGGGGGACGACCTGGTCCGGCACGACCCCCAGCGGCTGGCCCGCGCCCTGCTGCGGGTGCTGCTGGCTGCCCGCCCGCGGGTGAACCCGCGCCGCCGGCTGGACTTCTTCCTTTTGGGCGAGCGCCTGTGGCGCGAGGAGACCGGGGCGGACGAACCGGCCCGCGTGGCGCGGGACGCCTGA
- a CDS encoding endonuclease/exonuclease/phosphatase family protein produces the protein MTGARATEGAALAHRAGMLWRIATFNIRHGRGLDGRVDLEGIRRVLERASPHWAGLQEVDGGRRRSGRVHQARWLGMALGRAWFFHPTLHRGGAYGLCWLGPPVPPAGSGVVAVEAQPLPSRWEPRACLWLRVSGFGPQDEPAWLGVTHLGLGAAERRAQARALAEQAARLRQEGPVVLVGDFNAPAEAPELAPLRAVLASAAAARAQAPATYPATGGAGGEPCWVVAAGGGSSRGAGGSGGGPRRGDREGAPQSGPAIDLIWVAGLRVVELQVLDHGASDHRLVQAVLGCL, from the coding sequence GTGACCGGCGCGCGTGCAACGGAGGGAGCGGCCCTGGCGCACCGGGCAGGCATGCTCTGGCGCATTGCCACCTTCAACATCCGCCACGGGCGGGGACTGGACGGCCGGGTCGACCTGGAGGGCATCCGGCGCGTGCTGGAGCGGGCCAGCCCGCACTGGGCCGGCCTGCAGGAGGTGGACGGCGGCCGCCGCCGCAGCGGCCGAGTGCACCAGGCCCGGTGGCTGGGCATGGCCCTGGGCCGCGCCTGGTTCTTCCACCCCACCCTGCACCGGGGCGGCGCCTACGGCCTGTGCTGGCTCGGACCGCCGGTCCCCCCGGCGGGGAGTGGGGTGGTGGCCGTGGAGGCCCAGCCCCTGCCTTCCCGCTGGGAACCCCGGGCCTGCCTGTGGCTGCGGGTGTCCGGCTTCGGTCCCCAGGACGAACCGGCCTGGCTGGGGGTGACCCATCTGGGGCTCGGCGCGGCGGAGCGCCGGGCGCAAGCCCGCGCCCTGGCCGAGCAGGCGGCCCGGCTGCGGCAGGAGGGGCCGGTTGTCCTGGTGGGGGACTTCAACGCGCCGGCGGAGGCACCGGAACTGGCGCCCCTGCGGGCCGTTCTGGCCAGTGCCGCGGCGGCCCGGGCGCAGGCGCCGGCGACCTACCCGGCCACCGGTGGTGCGGGAGGCGAGCCCTGCTGGGTCGTGGCGGCGGGCGGCGGGAGCTCAAGGGGTGCCGGAGGCTCCGGGGGCGGGCCGCGCCGGGGGGACCGTGAGGGGGCGCCACAGTCCGGGCCGGCCATCGACCTGATCTGGGTGGCCGGCCTGCGCGTGGTGGAGCTGCAGGTCCTGGACCACGGGGCCTCCGACCACCGGCTGGTCCAGGCGGTGCTGGGATGCCTGTGA
- the mgtE gene encoding magnesium transporter: MQAAEWARDITDILHGQDEQGALERLARLQPFDRAQVLAHMEPQDRLRLVRSMPVPLAAETLEYLEPETQYRILDHLDEPRAAALLQGMSSDTVVDLLLALHPLQAARLKAWLPPAYRERIDTLMTFPENTAGSLATIEYIAAREGWTVQQALDHVRKVGHDAEVVSYVYVVDARGRLVRVASLRELILADPHAPLTSVGRADVITVRATADREEAARLLTDYDFVALPVVDDQHRLLGIITIDDIVDVIHREATEDIQRLGGSVPLAESYFKTPVPMLFRKRVGWLLTLFIAGAYTSTVLHHFEGLLAQVVGLTFFIPLLIGTGGNTGSQTVATLVRALAVGEVTFRDMLRVLAREVATGALLGAVMAAAALIRAYMLGVGHQLGPVVAVTALFIVVWASMVSAVLPLLLHRLRVDPAVVSGPFISTLVDGTGLFIYFSVARALLNLS; encoded by the coding sequence GTGCAGGCCGCCGAGTGGGCTCGCGACATCACCGACATCCTTCACGGCCAGGACGAGCAGGGCGCCCTGGAACGGCTGGCCCGCCTGCAGCCCTTCGACCGGGCCCAGGTCCTGGCCCACATGGAGCCCCAGGACCGCCTGCGCCTGGTCCGGAGCATGCCCGTGCCCCTGGCCGCCGAGACCCTGGAATACCTGGAACCCGAAACCCAGTACCGCATCCTCGATCACCTGGACGAGCCCCGGGCCGCCGCCTTGCTGCAGGGAATGTCCAGCGACACGGTGGTCGACCTGCTGCTCGCCCTCCACCCGCTGCAGGCGGCCCGGCTCAAGGCTTGGCTGCCGCCCGCCTACCGCGAGCGCATCGACACCCTGATGACCTTCCCGGAGAACACGGCAGGCAGCCTGGCTACCATCGAGTACATCGCCGCCCGGGAAGGCTGGACCGTCCAGCAGGCGTTGGACCACGTGCGCAAGGTGGGCCACGACGCCGAGGTGGTCTCCTACGTCTACGTGGTGGACGCCCGCGGCCGGCTGGTACGGGTGGCATCCCTCCGGGAGCTGATCCTGGCCGATCCCCACGCGCCGCTGACCAGCGTGGGGCGGGCGGACGTGATCACCGTCCGGGCCACGGCGGACCGGGAAGAAGCGGCACGCCTCCTGACCGACTACGACTTCGTGGCCCTGCCGGTGGTCGACGACCAGCATCGCCTGCTGGGCATCATCACCATCGACGACATCGTCGACGTGATCCACCGCGAGGCGACGGAAGACATCCAGCGGCTGGGCGGCAGCGTGCCCCTGGCCGAGTCCTACTTCAAGACCCCCGTACCCATGCTGTTCCGCAAGCGGGTGGGGTGGCTGCTGACCCTGTTCATCGCCGGCGCCTACACCAGCACCGTCCTGCACCACTTCGAGGGCCTGCTGGCCCAGGTGGTCGGGCTGACCTTCTTCATCCCGCTGCTGATCGGCACGGGCGGCAACACGGGCAGCCAGACGGTGGCGACCCTGGTCCGGGCCCTGGCGGTGGGCGAGGTCACCTTCCGGGACATGCTGCGCGTCCTGGCCCGGGAAGTGGCCACGGGGGCGCTGCTGGGCGCGGTGATGGCCGCCGCTGCCCTGATCCGTGCCTACATGCTGGGCGTGGGCCACCAGCTGGGTCCCGTGGTGGCAGTGACGGCCCTGTTCATCGTGGTCTGGGCGTCCATGGTGTCGGCGGTGCTGCCCCTTTTGCTCCATCGCCTGCGGGTCGACCCGGCGGTGGTGTCGGGTCCCTTCATCAGCACCCTGGTGGACGGGACGGGACTCTTCATCTACTTTTCCGTAGCCCGCGCGCTTCTCAACCTGAGCTAG
- a CDS encoding HutP family protein: MTQAEGPNLAVARAALRLATSATRSDEGRIKDELLRQGIRGVAVDFGGPYVESIGSMVQRAIVAARREGVIAPIHPHEGAVAGAAREALAQLAGRALGFNVGGKVAIARLGEHLACAVFVGVGLVHLDDVAVGLAHRAVPDVAPRSGPA; the protein is encoded by the coding sequence ATGACCCAAGCGGAAGGTCCCAACCTGGCGGTGGCGCGGGCCGCCCTGCGGCTGGCCACCTCGGCTACCCGCAGCGACGAGGGCCGGATCAAGGACGAGCTCCTGCGCCAGGGCATCCGGGGCGTGGCGGTGGACTTCGGCGGACCGTACGTGGAGTCCATCGGCAGCATGGTGCAGAGGGCCATCGTCGCCGCCCGGCGCGAGGGCGTCATCGCACCCATCCACCCCCACGAGGGGGCGGTGGCCGGGGCGGCCAGGGAAGCGCTGGCCCAGCTGGCGGGCCGGGCGCTGGGTTTCAACGTGGGCGGCAAGGTGGCCATCGCCCGGCTGGGGGAGCACCTGGCCTGTGCCGTCTTCGTGGGGGTCGGCCTGGTGCACCTGGACGACGTGGCCGTGGGCCTGGCCCACCGGGCCGTGCCTGACGTGGCGCCCCGCAGCGGTCCGGCGTGA